A stretch of Roseibium porphyridii DNA encodes these proteins:
- a CDS encoding helix-turn-helix domain-containing protein: MSTNNSDYTLGERVCKARDAAGLSTAQLARRLGIKTATLQSWESDRSEPRSNKLVLLAGVLNVSPTWLLVGRGTPPFSEEPAAADLDSMRVALDRVQRQAQALADEIAVLQERLNG, encoded by the coding sequence ATGTCCACCAACAACAGCGACTACACACTTGGTGAACGCGTATGCAAGGCGCGTGATGCGGCTGGCCTGTCGACTGCGCAGCTCGCACGACGTCTCGGAATTAAAACTGCAACGCTTCAAAGCTGGGAAAGCGACCGTTCCGAACCGCGGTCCAACAAGCTGGTGCTGCTCGCCGGTGTTTTGAATGTAAGCCCGACGTGGCTTCTTGTCGGTCGAGGCACTCCACCCTTTTCCGAAGAACCTGCTGCTGCTGACCTCGACAGCATGCGGGTCGCACTTGATCGCGTTCAGCGGCAGGCTCAAGCGCTTGCAGATGAGATAGCAGTTCTGCAGGAACGCTTGAACGGCTGA
- a CDS encoding NAD-dependent succinate-semialdehyde dehydrogenase, translating to MSVNAALLKQQVFIAGAWSDADSGETLDVVNPATGETLGSVPVCGRAETARAIEAANAALPAWKALTADARAALMHTLCDAIMEHHEDLAVLLTTEMGKPLAEAKGEIALGVKYIRFFAEEGKRIYGDTVPSPWADRRILVTKEPVGVVGSITPWNFPNSMIARKLGAALAAGCTMVLKPAELTPYSALIYGIMAEKAGLPSGVINILTGDAPAIGAEMCENPGLRKLTFTGSTRVGKLLASNAGKHMKKISMELGGNAPFIVFDDADLDRAVEGAIASKFRNSGQTCVCANRIYVQAGVYDTFAEKLKAAMSDQLKVGDGLEDGTTQGPLISEAALEKVATHVQDALSKGGTLLSGGKRSNGPGIFFEPTLITGATQNMQVANEETFGPLAALFSFDTEDEVIDLANDTEYGLACYFYTKDLGRTFRVMEQLEYGLVGVNEGVITTEVAPFGGFKDSGMGNEGSKYGLDDYLNVKYSCIGGL from the coding sequence ATGTCGGTAAATGCCGCGCTTTTAAAACAACAGGTCTTTATTGCTGGTGCGTGGTCTGACGCTGACAGCGGTGAAACGCTGGATGTGGTCAATCCGGCAACAGGTGAAACGCTCGGCAGCGTACCTGTTTGCGGACGCGCTGAAACTGCACGAGCAATCGAGGCCGCCAACGCGGCGCTGCCTGCATGGAAAGCGCTAACGGCCGATGCGCGCGCTGCGCTGATGCACACTCTTTGCGATGCCATCATGGAGCATCACGAGGATCTCGCGGTCTTGCTGACAACCGAAATGGGCAAACCGCTTGCCGAAGCCAAGGGCGAAATCGCGCTTGGAGTGAAATACATCCGTTTCTTCGCTGAAGAAGGGAAGCGCATATATGGCGACACGGTCCCTTCTCCCTGGGCGGACCGGCGCATTCTTGTGACGAAGGAACCTGTCGGTGTAGTCGGTTCGATCACACCCTGGAATTTTCCGAACTCCATGATCGCTCGCAAACTGGGCGCAGCGCTTGCAGCCGGATGCACCATGGTGCTGAAGCCTGCGGAGCTGACGCCCTATTCCGCACTCATCTACGGCATTATGGCAGAAAAAGCCGGACTGCCGTCCGGCGTGATCAACATCCTCACAGGCGACGCACCGGCCATCGGAGCCGAGATGTGTGAAAATCCGGGTCTCCGCAAACTGACCTTCACAGGCTCGACCCGGGTCGGAAAACTACTGGCATCCAATGCCGGCAAGCACATGAAGAAGATTTCAATGGAACTTGGCGGAAACGCGCCCTTCATTGTTTTCGACGATGCCGATCTCGACCGCGCTGTTGAAGGCGCGATCGCCAGCAAGTTTCGCAACTCCGGACAGACCTGTGTCTGCGCCAACCGGATCTATGTGCAAGCAGGCGTCTACGACACATTTGCTGAAAAACTCAAAGCAGCAATGTCTGATCAACTGAAAGTCGGCGACGGTCTTGAAGATGGAACAACTCAAGGTCCGCTGATCAGCGAAGCAGCGCTTGAGAAGGTTGCAACGCATGTTCAGGATGCTTTGTCCAAGGGCGGTACGCTGTTGTCGGGAGGAAAGCGCAGCAATGGCCCTGGAATTTTCTTCGAGCCGACCCTGATTACAGGCGCAACACAAAACATGCAGGTGGCGAACGAGGAGACATTTGGTCCGCTGGCCGCGCTCTTCAGCTTTGACACCGAGGATGAGGTGATAGATCTGGCAAACGATACCGAATATGGACTTGCCTGCTATTTTTACACCAAAGACCTCGGCCGAACGTTCCGGGTTATGGAACAACTTGAATACGGACTTGTCGGCGTCAATGAGGGCGTAATCACCACCGAAGTGGCACCCTTCGGTGGCTTCAAAGACAGCGGCATGGGCAACGAAGGCTCAAAATACGGTTTGGATGACTATCTGAACGTCAAATACAGCTGCATCGGGGGCTTGTGA
- a CDS encoding EAL domain-containing protein, producing the protein MGRGAIALRLEMSLRIVGGDNGKMWSDRTKRFGNACVIAILVVAATAFVRYAGFSGSIDRFLWEAKFSHDKRPVTGQIVLIDIDAKSLNELGVWPLPRRLYAELTDFVAGSGASDILFDIDFSAVSSAEDDRLFANSIESAGNVSLAMFRQAASAGTNQSEVINKPIDKFLEAAWPVVVMVPVENDSRIWRNIYGYDISGTSELSASAFLGEYSGEALGAFGLDFGISIDELPTVSLVDVLDRSVDPEFFLGKKVVVGASAQELRDLFPVPVYGILPGSVIQALGAESLLQNRAMRIEGELAALAFAVVVFLLLLMTKIEGWAVKALILALAAGAIELAAFLLQKHMPLLVPTASAQFLLLFAATGIVLRELGFHRLISHVATIGKHNSERMLGLVFEDSFDAIVVIQKDGCVSAASRSARLLFHRKKLIGSKAHEVLPSELVEEAQEVLLSTVDQMPISKTLAMPFDNGDLRYIEYVVTRSERTLAGNSGDDTSEAVACLTCRDVTEERESALRLEYLAKYDPITGLLNRNGFEEELTMQALLVESRGENLGLLQFAVVNLDQIVASLGFSFGDSVRKTIATRLKTHLSDGVTWSALSSDTFAAAFANNPRGDDETRLIERIRDLIGEDYSIDGARISVQLKFGYAVCDAAEPPETQLKRSGNALARVRRDIQQEVLAFDPGMDAALMRRRELETELFKAIVRDELQMAYQPLVTLDDGLMYGVEALLRWEHRELGPISPAEFVPIAEENGYIVELGAWALNRAMKECLSWPLPVRLSINLSAIQFSRGNLVATVQEALQRTGFPAERLDLEITESLFIEEGLDLRFLMEEIRSFGCSFSLDDFGTGYSSLSYLPNYPFSKIKLDRAFIRETLSDKKDVSLIEAVLHLVKGHDMELIVEGIETPEQAAKLKQLGCQLGQGYLFGKPMNAIELASMLSKAA; encoded by the coding sequence TTGGGCAGGGGCGCGATTGCCCTTCGCCTTGAAATGTCGTTGCGAATAGTGGGTGGTGACAACGGAAAGATGTGGTCAGACAGGACAAAGCGTTTCGGGAACGCCTGTGTCATCGCGATCCTTGTGGTCGCGGCGACCGCATTTGTGCGTTATGCAGGATTTTCCGGCTCGATCGATCGTTTCCTTTGGGAAGCTAAGTTTAGCCATGACAAACGTCCGGTGACCGGGCAGATCGTTCTCATCGATATTGATGCCAAGAGTTTGAATGAACTGGGCGTCTGGCCACTGCCGCGCCGCCTATATGCAGAACTAACGGACTTTGTCGCCGGATCTGGTGCTTCAGATATCCTATTTGATATCGATTTCAGCGCAGTTTCGAGTGCCGAAGATGACCGTCTCTTCGCAAATTCGATTGAAAGTGCTGGCAATGTCAGTCTCGCTATGTTTCGTCAGGCTGCTTCGGCTGGCACGAACCAAAGTGAAGTGATCAACAAGCCTATCGATAAGTTTCTTGAAGCAGCGTGGCCAGTTGTTGTCATGGTGCCCGTTGAAAACGACAGCCGTATATGGAGAAACATTTACGGCTACGACATTTCCGGTACTTCCGAATTGTCAGCGTCAGCATTCCTCGGCGAATACTCAGGGGAAGCGCTTGGCGCCTTTGGATTGGATTTCGGTATTTCTATCGATGAGTTGCCGACAGTCTCACTGGTAGATGTGCTCGACCGGTCAGTCGATCCAGAGTTTTTTCTAGGCAAGAAAGTTGTCGTTGGCGCAAGTGCGCAAGAATTGAGAGATCTCTTTCCTGTCCCGGTCTATGGCATTCTGCCTGGAAGCGTGATTCAGGCACTCGGCGCTGAGAGTTTACTCCAAAACCGCGCGATGCGTATTGAAGGGGAGTTGGCAGCCCTCGCATTTGCCGTCGTTGTTTTCCTCCTGCTTTTGATGACCAAAATCGAGGGCTGGGCGGTCAAAGCCCTGATACTTGCACTCGCCGCTGGGGCGATCGAGCTGGCGGCATTTCTTTTGCAAAAGCACATGCCGCTTCTTGTCCCTACTGCAAGTGCGCAATTCCTTTTGCTATTTGCAGCAACGGGCATAGTTCTGAGGGAACTTGGCTTTCACAGGTTGATCTCGCACGTGGCGACGATCGGAAAGCACAACAGTGAACGGATGCTCGGTCTCGTTTTTGAAGACAGTTTCGATGCCATCGTCGTCATACAGAAAGACGGTTGCGTTTCCGCAGCCAGCCGTTCGGCTAGATTGCTCTTTCATCGCAAGAAACTGATTGGCAGCAAGGCACATGAAGTCCTGCCGAGTGAACTTGTTGAAGAGGCTCAAGAAGTTCTGCTGAGTACCGTCGATCAGATGCCAATCTCCAAAACACTGGCGATGCCGTTTGACAACGGTGATCTGCGTTACATCGAATATGTTGTCACTCGCTCCGAAAGGACGCTCGCGGGCAACAGCGGCGACGACACATCAGAGGCTGTCGCTTGTCTGACCTGTCGCGATGTCACGGAGGAACGTGAGTCTGCGCTTCGTCTTGAATACCTCGCCAAATACGACCCGATAACAGGGCTGCTCAATCGGAACGGGTTTGAAGAAGAATTGACTATGCAGGCTTTGTTGGTGGAAAGCCGGGGAGAGAACCTCGGCCTCCTTCAGTTTGCTGTCGTCAACCTGGATCAGATTGTTGCATCCCTCGGTTTTTCCTTTGGCGACAGCGTCCGCAAAACGATAGCGACCCGATTGAAAACTCATTTGTCGGATGGGGTCACGTGGTCCGCGCTGTCAAGCGACACATTTGCCGCTGCTTTTGCGAACAATCCCAGAGGAGACGATGAAACACGTCTGATTGAACGAATCCGGGACCTCATAGGTGAAGACTATTCCATCGACGGAGCAAGAATCTCCGTCCAGCTCAAATTCGGTTATGCAGTGTGCGACGCAGCTGAACCCCCAGAAACTCAACTGAAGCGGTCTGGAAATGCGCTCGCCAGGGTGCGGCGTGACATTCAGCAGGAGGTTCTGGCCTTCGATCCTGGCATGGACGCCGCACTGATGCGCCGACGTGAGCTTGAGACGGAGCTGTTCAAGGCGATTGTACGCGACGAACTGCAAATGGCCTATCAGCCACTCGTCACACTGGATGACGGATTGATGTATGGGGTGGAAGCGCTACTGCGCTGGGAGCACCGAGAGCTTGGACCAATTTCGCCTGCCGAGTTTGTTCCGATAGCTGAAGAAAATGGGTATATCGTCGAACTTGGTGCTTGGGCGTTGAACCGGGCCATGAAGGAATGTTTGTCATGGCCGTTGCCTGTTCGATTGTCGATAAATTTGTCCGCAATCCAGTTCAGCCGTGGCAATTTGGTAGCAACAGTCCAGGAAGCTCTCCAGCGCACGGGTTTTCCTGCCGAGCGCCTCGATCTTGAAATAACGGAGTCGCTGTTTATCGAAGAAGGGCTTGATCTCAGGTTCCTGATGGAGGAGATCAGGTCGTTCGGATGCAGTTTCTCGCTCGACGATTTCGGAACAGGCTACTCGTCCTTGAGTTACTTACCCAACTATCCTTTCTCGAAAATCAAGCTCGATAGGGCTTTCATTCGGGAAACCTTGAGCGACAAGAAGGACGTGTCTCTAATCGAAGCGGTGCTCCATCTCGTGAAAGGCCACGACATGGAGCTTATCGTTGAGGGTATCGAAACACCCGAACAGGCAGCCAAATTGAAGCAACTCGGCTGCCAATTGGGTCAGGGATACTTGTTCGGCAAACCCATGAACGCAATTGAACTGGCAAGCATGCTCTCGAAAGCTGCTTAG
- a CDS encoding FecR family protein — MAAATFVVSVFVASEANAQDWVIKRVSGVAYFVAPGVQAFRVKRGMVFKKGYTIGTRPGARALIARGSETISVGPNTTFAISKHRSRGTKTTLLQRKGNIEVDVKTRQRNHFTVETPFLAAVVKGTKFGVSVDARRARVSVQRGLVGVEDFASGDRANVGAGQSASSAPAAKVGLQVGGKTKPVVRPGSKRAPSFQTPQTKNVPSADVSPNAGGGFFSNFFSGNGNSGNSGNGNGNSNGNSGNSGNGNGNSNGNSGNSGNGNGNSNGNSGNSGNGNGNSNGNSGNSGNGNGNSNGNSGNSGNGNGNSNGNSGNSGNGNGNSNGNSGNSGNGNGNSNGNSGNSGNGNGNSNGNSGNSGNGNGNSNGNSGNGNGNSNGNGKK; from the coding sequence TTGGCTGCAGCAACTTTTGTCGTCAGCGTATTTGTGGCCTCCGAGGCAAATGCGCAGGACTGGGTGATAAAGCGTGTTTCCGGAGTAGCCTATTTTGTTGCTCCAGGCGTACAGGCATTCCGTGTCAAACGCGGAATGGTGTTCAAAAAAGGCTACACGATTGGCACGCGACCGGGTGCACGAGCCCTTATCGCCCGCGGTAGCGAGACTATTTCTGTCGGTCCGAACACAACATTCGCAATCTCCAAGCACCGTAGCCGCGGAACCAAAACAACTCTTCTGCAACGCAAGGGGAATATTGAAGTCGACGTAAAAACGCGTCAGCGCAATCACTTTACGGTGGAAACTCCGTTTCTGGCGGCCGTTGTGAAGGGCACAAAATTCGGCGTTTCGGTAGATGCCAGGCGCGCAAGGGTTTCCGTTCAGCGTGGGCTGGTCGGCGTTGAGGATTTTGCTTCCGGAGACCGTGCAAACGTTGGTGCAGGACAGTCTGCCTCCAGTGCACCCGCCGCCAAAGTGGGGCTTCAGGTTGGGGGTAAAACAAAACCTGTTGTGCGACCAGGGAGCAAACGGGCACCGTCGTTCCAGACCCCACAAACCAAGAACGTCCCTTCTGCTGATGTTTCGCCGAATGCTGGGGGAGGGTTCTTCAGTAACTTCTTCAGCGGCAACGGCAATTCCGGTAACAGCGGCAACGGGAATGGCAACAGCAACGGCAATTCCGGTAACAGCGGCAACGGGAACGGCAACAGCAACGGCAATTCTGGCAACAGTGGCAACGGGAACGGCAACAGCAACGGCAATTCCGGTAACAGCGGCAACGGGAACGGCAATAGCAACGGCAATTCCGGTAACAGCGGCAACGGGAATGGCAACAGCAACGGCAATTCTGGCAACAGTGGCAACGGAAACGGCAATAGCAACGGCAATTCCGGTAACAGCGGCAACGGGAACGGCAATAGCAACGGCAATTCCGGTAACAGCGGCAACGGGAACGGCAACAGCAACGGCAATTCCGGTAACAGCGGCAATGGAAACGGCAACAGCAACGGCAATTCCGGTAATAGCGGCAACGGGAATGGCAACAGCAACGGCAATTCCGGAAACGGAAACGGCAACAGCAACGGCAACGGTAAAAAATAG
- a CDS encoding glycerophosphodiester phosphodiesterase, with protein sequence MKRAVIVSHRGACLVAPENTFASLEKAIELGADVVEFDVRPSDDGVFYVMHDATVDRTTNGSGRFSEMTSAEIEQLDAGSWFGSEFAGERVPRLDAFLDACKGRIGTYVEIKEGDPAEVRDMLAARGMLERAWTFSFDQSILAEARAKVPDIRRMVLFGHVGSVERAVAQGASILEFHEDCLVADSIKEAQEAGLTTQMFYAGQDRSVFEKAVRFGIEQMNIDHIDIFRDVEREVLESV encoded by the coding sequence ATGAAACGAGCAGTCATTGTGTCCCACAGAGGCGCTTGTTTGGTGGCGCCGGAGAACACTTTCGCATCCCTGGAAAAAGCGATCGAGCTTGGTGCGGACGTTGTCGAATTCGATGTGCGCCCCTCTGATGATGGTGTTTTTTATGTGATGCACGATGCGACCGTTGACCGGACGACAAACGGTAGTGGCCGCTTTTCTGAGATGACCTCTGCCGAGATTGAACAACTTGATGCAGGCAGCTGGTTCGGTTCTGAATTCGCTGGAGAACGGGTCCCGCGATTGGATGCCTTTCTCGATGCATGCAAGGGGCGCATCGGAACCTACGTCGAAATCAAGGAAGGGGACCCGGCAGAAGTGCGAGACATGCTGGCAGCGCGCGGCATGCTCGAACGCGCATGGACCTTTTCCTTCGATCAGTCGATCCTGGCCGAGGCTCGTGCAAAGGTGCCGGATATAAGACGGATGGTTCTGTTCGGTCACGTCGGATCCGTCGAGCGCGCTGTTGCCCAGGGTGCTTCCATTCTTGAGTTTCATGAAGACTGCCTGGTCGCTGACTCAATCAAGGAAGCGCAGGAAGCAGGTCTTACGACTCAGATGTTCTATGCAGGCCAGGATCGATCCGTATTCGAAAAGGCCGTTCGCTTCGGTATTGAACAGATGAATATCGACCACATCGATATTTTCAGGGATGTGGAAAGAGAAGTCTTGGAGTCTGTCTAG
- a CDS encoding YceI family protein — MIRFAASAIALSLLAGTAVAEPVAYDFDKSHANLSFSYNHLGYSTTEGRFGSWNGVLMIDKDTPANSSVEFTIDVDSMDTFWADRDTHLKSADFFDAEKFPEATFKSTSVEQTGEKQLAVTGDLTIKGITKPVTLTVDVTSIGEHPMAKKAAAGFAVSTVVKRSDFGMDKFVPYVGDDITVTFHAETLKAEATN, encoded by the coding sequence ATGATCCGTTTCGCAGCATCTGCAATTGCATTGTCACTACTGGCCGGCACCGCCGTCGCCGAGCCCGTCGCCTATGACTTTGACAAATCCCACGCAAACCTCTCCTTCTCCTACAACCACCTAGGGTATTCCACGACCGAAGGCCGATTTGGATCCTGGAATGGTGTTTTGATGATCGACAAGGACACTCCTGCAAATTCGTCAGTCGAATTCACTATTGATGTAGATAGCATGGACACGTTCTGGGCGGACAGGGACACGCACCTTAAGAGCGCCGACTTCTTCGACGCAGAGAAGTTTCCGGAAGCTACTTTCAAAAGCACCAGTGTTGAGCAAACAGGCGAAAAGCAACTGGCGGTCACAGGCGACTTGACTATCAAGGGCATCACGAAGCCCGTCACGCTGACTGTTGACGTGACTTCCATTGGCGAACATCCGATGGCAAAAAAAGCAGCTGCTGGTTTTGCCGTCTCAACCGTTGTCAAACGCTCCGATTTTGGCATGGACAAGTTCGTGCCTTATGTGGGTGATGACATCACGGTGACGTTCCACGCTGAAACGCTCAAAGCTGAAGCTACGAATTAA
- a CDS encoding cytochrome b → MLRNSSTGYGLIAIFFHWTMAILILGMLAFGLYLDGLPQTEQSTFQLYQLHKSIGFVVLALAALRLVWRLFNPAPRLPDGMHPLEKTAAHLGHIGLYVLIFAMPITGWFMVSASPWNIPTIAFNVLPIPHLPVPAALGSQEDAESFFKVLHEYGAFLLIALIVVHVAAALKHHFIARDDTLKRMVSTAPAHSEKQLQETSS, encoded by the coding sequence ATGCTGCGCAATTCCTCCACCGGGTATGGTCTGATTGCCATCTTCTTTCACTGGACAATGGCGATCCTGATCCTCGGCATGCTTGCATTCGGTCTTTATCTGGATGGATTGCCGCAAACCGAGCAGTCGACCTTTCAGCTTTACCAGCTGCACAAATCCATAGGATTCGTTGTTCTGGCTCTCGCTGCCCTGCGGCTGGTGTGGCGGCTGTTCAATCCCGCCCCGAGACTGCCGGACGGAATGCATCCGCTCGAAAAAACTGCAGCGCACCTTGGGCATATCGGGCTTTATGTACTCATTTTCGCGATGCCAATCACAGGCTGGTTCATGGTGTCGGCATCGCCTTGGAACATTCCGACAATCGCCTTCAACGTCCTGCCAATTCCGCACCTGCCCGTTCCTGCTGCACTTGGCAGTCAAGAGGACGCTGAATCCTTCTTCAAGGTACTGCATGAGTACGGAGCGTTCCTGTTGATCGCATTGATTGTCGTGCATGTCGCGGCAGCTTTGAAACACCATTTCATTGCCCGGGACGACACTTTGAAGAGGATGGTTTCAACCGCCCCGGCGCATTCAGAGAAACAACTTCAGGAAACATCTTCATGA
- a CDS encoding YceI family protein, which yields MILKNIFLSLGIAVSLGLVSPGLADTWTVDQENSQLGFEVQQGSSRLTGLFGSWKASIDFDPAEPEAAKISAEINPATAKTGNAQFDGTLPNQDWFDVSAFPAATFQSNTVTLVEGNSYRADGTLTIKGMEQPVELDFTLEITGDTAKATGTATVNRLSHGLGAGVGTDTVGDIVSVTLDLTATR from the coding sequence ATGATACTGAAAAACATATTCTTATCACTCGGTATTGCTGTTTCACTTGGTCTTGTTTCACCCGGTCTTGCAGACACTTGGACAGTCGATCAGGAAAACAGCCAACTTGGATTTGAAGTCCAACAGGGCAGCAGCAGATTGACCGGGCTCTTCGGCAGCTGGAAAGCGAGTATCGATTTTGATCCCGCAGAGCCGGAAGCTGCGAAGATTTCGGCAGAGATCAATCCGGCCACAGCAAAAACCGGCAATGCCCAGTTCGACGGCACCCTGCCCAACCAGGATTGGTTTGACGTTAGCGCCTTTCCGGCAGCTACATTCCAGTCAAATACCGTAACCCTCGTCGAGGGTAACAGCTACCGGGCCGACGGGACTTTGACGATCAAAGGCATGGAACAGCCTGTTGAACTCGACTTCACGCTTGAAATCACTGGAGACACCGCCAAGGCGACAGGCACCGCGACGGTCAATCGCCTGTCCCATGGGCTTGGTGCCGGTGTTGGAACCGACACTGTTGGTGACATTGTCTCAGTTACACTGGACTTGACGGCAACACGATAG
- a CDS encoding fumarate hydratase, translating into MNAPVTPPDYQHSALFPQGEDKTPYRKLTSDHVKTAEFNGEEVLVVEPEGMRLLAEEAFKDINHYLRPGHLEQLRRILDDPEATENDKFVAFDLLKNANIASHGVLPMCQDTGTAIVMGKKGRRVWTNGSDESALGEGARDAYYKKNLRYSQLAPISMFEEKNTKNNMPAQIELYADGEDAYKFLFMAKGGGSANKTFLFQGTPSLLTHDRMIEFLKEKILTLGTAACPPYHLAIVIGGTSAEMNLKTAKYASARYLDGLPTKGSDLGHAFRDLEMEEEIHKLTQATGVGAQFGGKYFCHDVRVVRLPRHGASLPIGLAVSCSADRQAVGKITKDGIFLEQLEMHPEKYLPEVTDDNLSDHVVKIDLTRPMSEILGELSKHPIKTRLSLSGPLIVARDLAHSKLRDRLESGEPLPDYFKNHPIYYAGPAKTPEGMPSGSFGPTTAGRMDAYVDQFQAAGGSMVMLAKGNRSAQVRRACQAHGGFYLGSIGGPAARLAQDCIKKVEVVEFEELGMEAVWKIEVEDFPAFIVVDDKGNDFFKELNLS; encoded by the coding sequence ATGAACGCTCCCGTCACCCCTCCCGACTATCAGCACAGCGCACTTTTCCCTCAGGGAGAAGACAAGACCCCCTATCGCAAGCTCACCTCGGACCATGTCAAGACAGCGGAGTTCAATGGAGAAGAGGTTCTGGTCGTCGAGCCAGAAGGAATGAGGCTGCTGGCTGAAGAGGCCTTCAAGGATATCAATCACTATCTGCGCCCAGGTCACCTGGAACAATTGCGCCGAATATTGGATGACCCGGAAGCGACAGAGAATGACAAGTTCGTTGCGTTCGACCTTTTGAAGAATGCCAACATTGCCTCTCATGGTGTCCTGCCAATGTGCCAGGACACGGGCACTGCCATCGTGATGGGAAAGAAGGGCAGACGCGTTTGGACGAACGGATCCGACGAATCCGCACTCGGTGAAGGCGCCCGAGACGCATATTACAAGAAAAACCTGCGCTACTCGCAGCTGGCGCCGATCTCCATGTTCGAGGAAAAGAACACCAAGAACAACATGCCTGCGCAGATTGAACTCTATGCCGACGGCGAAGATGCCTACAAATTCCTGTTCATGGCCAAGGGGGGCGGTTCAGCCAACAAAACGTTCCTATTTCAAGGCACGCCGTCACTTTTGACCCACGACCGCATGATCGAATTCCTTAAGGAAAAGATCCTGACACTCGGCACTGCGGCCTGTCCGCCATACCACCTGGCAATTGTTATTGGTGGCACGTCAGCGGAGATGAACCTGAAGACAGCCAAATATGCTTCCGCACGGTATCTGGACGGTCTGCCGACCAAGGGCTCCGATCTGGGCCACGCGTTCCGTGACCTCGAAATGGAAGAAGAAATCCACAAACTGACCCAGGCCACCGGTGTTGGCGCTCAGTTTGGCGGCAAGTACTTCTGTCATGATGTTCGTGTTGTCCGGCTGCCCCGGCACGGTGCGTCTTTGCCCATCGGCCTCGCCGTTTCCTGTTCAGCAGACCGGCAAGCGGTCGGAAAGATCACCAAGGATGGTATCTTTCTGGAGCAGCTTGAGATGCATCCTGAAAAATACCTGCCTGAAGTCACCGACGACAACCTGTCGGATCACGTGGTCAAGATCGACCTGACACGGCCTATGTCTGAAATTCTGGGTGAACTCTCCAAACATCCGATCAAAACCCGGCTGTCCCTTTCCGGACCGCTCATCGTCGCGCGTGACCTGGCACATTCCAAACTGCGCGACCGCCTTGAAAGCGGCGAACCGTTGCCGGACTACTTCAAGAACCATCCGATATATTATGCAGGCCCTGCCAAGACGCCGGAAGGCATGCCGTCGGGCTCCTTCGGCCCGACAACAGCGGGACGGATGGATGCCTATGTTGATCAATTCCAGGCCGCTGGCGGGTCCATGGTCATGCTGGCAAAAGGCAATCGATCGGCACAGGTTCGCCGGGCCTGCCAGGCCCATGGAGGGTTCTATCTCGGTTCAATTGGTGGACCGGCCGCTCGATTGGCTCAGGACTGCATCAAGAAAGTCGAGGTGGTCGAATTCGAAGAGCTTGGAATGGAAGCCGTCTGGAAGATCGAGGTTGAAGACTTCCCGGCCTTTATCGTGGTCGATGACAAGGGCAACGACTTCTTCAAGGAACTCAACCTGAGTTAA
- a CDS encoding L,D-transpeptidase, translated as MNRFYFVVVALLAGVFALTAQAAPRFGYFDHSTNTWVTPKYHPGGKSPVKRKRVKYDGPYSPGTIVIDTSERRLYHVLPNGKAMKYGVGVGKDGFQWAGTHRVTRKAEWPSWTPPAQMRARERRKGRILPTYMPGGPNNPMGARALYIGSTLYRIHGTTEPWTIGSAVSSGCIRLANEDVIHLYKNVQVGAKIIVKR; from the coding sequence ATGAACAGATTTTACTTTGTAGTGGTAGCGCTTCTTGCGGGGGTCTTTGCACTTACCGCACAGGCCGCACCGCGTTTTGGATACTTCGATCACAGCACCAATACCTGGGTGACACCGAAATATCATCCCGGTGGCAAATCCCCCGTAAAACGCAAGCGCGTTAAATACGACGGGCCTTATTCACCCGGCACAATTGTCATCGATACGTCCGAGCGTCGTCTCTATCATGTCCTGCCAAATGGCAAGGCGATGAAATACGGCGTTGGCGTCGGCAAAGACGGTTTCCAGTGGGCAGGTACACACCGTGTTACCCGCAAGGCGGAGTGGCCGAGCTGGACACCGCCGGCGCAGATGCGTGCACGTGAGCGCCGCAAGGGCCGCATCCTGCCGACTTACATGCCAGGGGGCCCGAACAATCCGATGGGTGCCCGTGCACTTTACATTGGCTCAACGCTTTACCGTATCCACGGTACGACCGAGCCGTGGACGATCGGATCAGCAGTATCTTCCGGCTGCATTCGGCTTGCCAATGAAGACGTCATTCACCTCTACAAAAACGTACAGGTTGGCGCCAAGATTATCGTCAAGCGCTGA